The window ATGGTAGTAGCctaagggagtgaacagctccTGGCTTGGGTGTGTGGGCTCCTTGATGATGATGCTGctggccttcctcaggcaccatTTCGAGTCCtgtgtacctcagttggtagagcatggcgcttgcaacgccagggttgtggtttcgattccacgggggccagtatgagaaaaaaaaatgggggaaatgtatgcactcactaactgttagtcgctctggataagagcgtctgctaaatgactaaaaaaatgtcCTGGATGGAAATGTTTTCTTTAAAAGTACAAGTAGTTGGCCCTGGGGACCCATCGAGCCTATCATTGGGGTTGGCCGCTTGGGTGTATCAGGATGGGCGGAAAATGATGCACTGATTAATGAACGGGTGCACAAAACGAACGCTCACTGACACCGCCTACCACTAAACAACTCCCTCCGGTTTCCCGCCAGAGCAGTTCAGAAACAGCATGCAGTGAAGAAGTGCGGTGGTCTGGCAATGGCGCTGGTACGTAGACGTACTTATTTTAACTAAGCAAAATGTGAATAATGTTTATTTAAAGAGTTTGCTTCGTTTCATCATGATGGCTCAGTTTATTGAGCCAGATGTGAGATTACAAATTATATGCATGAGTTTAAGACTTTGATTTAGATAATAGCCAGCTAACGTCAACTAGATAAACACTTCAGGTGACGCAAAAGCAAATATTTTGTATGACTAAATCTAAacggtttccccttttatctgtggctAAAACCTGCCTGGCTGCACTGGGTTTTTAGCTGCTTTCTAGAAAGCACTATGTACTCACGTGAACAAGAATTTTCCCGCGCGGGATAAAAACTCATTATTGTAACTTTTAGCTAGACCCAATAAGTATTGTGCCAGTTTTTGAAAAACCCGCTAGATGGTTTTGCTATAAAAATCGAATTAAGGTAGCTACTGCTCAAATTCTGGAAACGTTCAGCTGTAGCtggatggtgttaaatgttgtttACATGTATCCGCCTACATTGATCTTCGCTATTGGTAGAACTTTAGCGCGAATATTAAAAACAAGGAAGTGGTAGTCTTTCTTGACTGGGCCGTGGCGGGAACATACCTTTCCCTCAGGCCGTGGTTGCCTCCCCCCGGCCGTGTTATGGTGTTCATAGATACTGTAGCTTCCAGCATACGGCTAGTGCTGTTGTCCTAGTTAGGTCTTAGATTTCCGAGACTAAAGTTCATATTCAGCTGTAACTAGTTAATCAAGATGCATTTCTGCAGGTGAGTCTAATGCTAGTTCGTCGATGTGGCATCAATTTTGACCGAAATCTACTGTTTAGTCAAAGTGAACTATTTACTTTTAATGCGACTTTGCTCTATcgcaagctagctagcaaaatcAACGCTAGCAACCCGCTCGGCTTAGCTACACGATTTAAGCAAACTTTGATACGTCGCGTTATTTTCATTGACCGGCGTCTGTTATAATGTAGGTTAACGTTAAAGCTGACGACATAGATCACTAGCTATAATATCTGTGTAACGTCAGCTAGTTTAGTAGTTAGTGGCCCATGATGATGTAGCGAAGTTAAATGCGAAGCCAGTGAGCAAatgggctagctagttagctattaaTAGATGGCTAACTGTTAACGTTATATGGCTCTGGTAATGTTTCAAACAGGTGTGATTAACGCTATATTAATAATGGCCATCTCCTAACAGTCACTTGGTTAAATGAAAGTTTTTCGTTAACAAGTTGTTCATTTCTTCTTAGTTGGCGGAGGGTTGTCGCAGTCATCTGGTTCCTGCCTTCCAGCCAGTCGAAATCAGGTTTGTTTTAAATAATTATACCACTGGAATTGAGCATTGTCATAATATGAATGAAAATGTACTAGCTACACTACAACAACACAAAACAAATAGTAAAtaacttttggtcatgtagtgtatttctagTTTTTTGTGGACATAGTTCGAGTGGATGTTTTTGTTCCCTGCAAGTTTCTATTTGCTCAGAAAGTGTCCTAGTTTTTGGAAAATGTGCAATGCAAAACACCTCAGTGGGAATCAGTTAAAATGGTGCACAGTACATGTATCTTCTGTATTTGTTAAGTCATTTTGGGGTGAAATAAGGGTAGAGTTTCTGAGGTTTCCAAAACCTTATTGCAcactattatttattattaatggtTAGACAGAGCGTCTGGACTGTTGTACACATGGGCTACGCTGTGGTCAACGGTTAGAATGAAAACCCAATGGCTGTATGGGTTCTCGAGAGCTAGTAAAGAGTCTAACTGGCTGTTTCACCAAAAGGTTAATTTAATGCCCTGGTTACAATGGCCAGCTATTGTATGATCAGCTGTTACATcaatgtgtggtcctctgtagctcagctggtagagcacggcgcttgtaacgccaaggtagtgggttcgatccccgggaccacccatacacaaaaaatgtatgcacgcatgactgtaagtcgctttggataaaagcgtctgctaaatggcatattatttctttattatttattatttatcaatagctcttacatGGCTGCACTACAGCAGAGGATCCTCCAGCATAAATGTGAGTCAGTCAACATGACTGACAGGATTGAAGAAAAAATGCAATTGTCAATTTTTATCGGTCTCTTAGGGTACATTTTTACCAACATCGTTATAgcctaaaaaaaatatttaatgaaTTATTGAAAATAATCCTGACACACACATCTTATTAGTCAATACATAACAATACTGCTTTACTTGATTTTGGTGTTCTGTAACAagactcgtcttgttggctgagggaAAGTGTATGTAGATCTTGAAAAGGAGCCTCTGGAGTAACATTATTTAATGTTCAATAATTTTAGCTGTGGCTGTAAAAAATAATGCGGTGAATAATCTGATGGTTTTTCTCCAAATGTTACAGTGCCACACCAGGATTTACTTCTTCGTATGGGGGAGTCCTTACGCATAGAAATACCGGATGATGACCAATGTCCGGTGTCAAACTTCATTGTACGCACAAAGAAAATTGGCGAAGTGTTCGAGTATAGCAAGAAGCTGTCCGAGTTGAATGTGGATCCACGTTATCAGGACAGGATCCAGTTGAAGAATGACGCCAACGGCCGTGCTGTTGTAATTTGGAATGTATCCAAAGAAGATGAAAATCCACGCTATTATGAGTACTGTGGTTTGCCTACCATTCTAAAGACATTTAAGATTACAAGTAAGAAGCCTCCTGTCCATCTTTTTTTGCATTGAAAGGATTAAGTGGAAGTACATGTGACAGTTGAGTGGTTTCTAAAGTTGCACTGTTGCTTAGCTGTACTAAAGGGATAAAACACCAGTTGATTTTGAATGAAGCTTATTTTGCTTATAATGTATTTTCAGGGAGTACTGAGAGTTCAATCACCACTGCAGCCCCCGAACCATCTACAACCACACCAGGAGGTATTATTGTCACCTGATCTTTAACCTGGAGGTAgataaagcagggtttcccaaactcaaaCTGGGGGACTCCAGGGggtacatatttttattttttcccctAGCACTACATAGCTGGTTTTAAAATAATCAACtcctcatcaagctttgattgtttgaatcagctgtgtattgCTAGGgccaaaaccaaaacatgcaccccttgaGGTCccaaggaccaagtttgggaaacgctgagaTAAAGATAAACGTTTTTGTAGTGCAGAAATATTTGTTATTCAAGCATGACAACAGTGTATTTAGCTTATGATACATTTTCAGGTAGCACTGAGACTTCAACCATCACAGCAGCCCCCCAACCATCTTCAACCAAACCAGGTATAATCGTCTTCTGATCTTTTAAGTTGAAGTAGATTGTGAGATGTGTAGTGCAGTAATAGCAAATCTGGGTTCAAAAAAATCTATCAGGCACTTAATGAGCTTGTTTGTTGCAGTAGAACCAACAGAATTGTACCAAAAGTGAAAACCCTGCCAATCTGTAATTGAAAGGCCACATTTTAACCTCACAAAGACAGCTGTGCTGTGAACCAACGCACAGCAACATTCTAAATAATGGGAGCTCTGTTTGTATTTGAAATCAAATACATTCCAAGTAATTTCTGGGGATCTGTCATGTAGAACTAGAAAGTAAAGTTGTGGAAATCTCAATGTAATTTATTTTGCAACCTCGATCAGGAGCTAGAAGTGTGTCAGATCTGGTTTATATGCTAATACATTTTGGAATGTGTATGATTGTGTATATGCCCACATCTGGCTCCTCTGGCCATATTTAGTTTGACATTCAAGATACTTTTAAACTTTTTTGGCTTCTCTGCCTTTTGTCTAAGATCAAGTGTATCTGTTATAAAAAATCTGTTCCTgtcagtttaatatctgatacgtcccccatctggggaccatatattaaataggtttttggaaCAGGGAGCTGGAATAGGGGCTTACTCCATTcactccacgcatcgacctggtattgcagtaTCTCCAGGAAGGGAGCACCTCTGCTGTCTGCTGATGATCTTGTAGAGGGCAAGTCTGCCACTGGACTTCACCTCTTTCACTCTGTGTAGCACTCACTTTGGTGATGCCTCAGCAGCTCTGAGCgccagaaagctcaccacacTAAGTTCAGATACTAGCCAGTCGTCCTCTCTACGAGCCCTCTGCCTCAGCACTGCTGGATTCCactatctcccattcctctcacgcTTCAGGCGACTTCTCAAATTATGTTGTCAAAAGGTCAGGAATTGGCAGCCAGATGAAACCAAGAAGATGGTAGTGTGTCCAGatgcatttttcaaacaaaaacactagctagctagccaagccaaAAAGTGTTAACCTGTCAGTCAATCTGCAAATCCGTGGCTCAAAACCCCCAGATATATGCAATGAAAACACAATGTTATCAAAAACAAAAGAGCTAAtttaaaataattaaaaacaaCAAATTATGTGAAAATGTACAGGAGCTCTGTTCTTAGGCCGCTACTACGACGCCATGGCAACTATAGATCATGTCCTAAACAACTTTCCAGTGCTGCGGGTGCATTACGTTTGTAAAAGTATAATTCGGTCAATTTTGGTGTCATTCACTCAAGTTTTGGACCACATGAAAGCTGCTGAGATTGCTTTCTTTCCTACAATGATTCAGAGAACATTAGCAATATAGAACGCATGGAAATTTATAAATTAACCCCATGATGTCTATATCTCCCCTGA of the Coregonus clupeaformis isolate EN_2021a unplaced genomic scaffold, ASM2061545v1 scaf3114, whole genome shotgun sequence genome contains:
- the LOC123489647 gene encoding uncharacterized protein LOC123489647 translates to MGESLRIEIPDDDQCPVSNFIVRTKKIGEVFEYSKKLSELNVDPRYQDRIQLKNDANGRAVVIWNVSKEDENPRYYEYCGLPTILKTFKITRSTESSITTAAPEPSTTTPGGSTETSTITAAPQPSSTKPGLSVEHLAWLVPVCLGVVAVVVVVVAVVWVRNRKSKKLNEEPPSAELQVLNQNASMDKAKQQNDENDVFVTEAG